The Thioalkalivibrio thiocyanodenitrificans ARhD 1 genome window below encodes:
- a CDS encoding glycine/sarcosine N-methyltransferase yields the protein MSSTVKQQEFGDAPTEVRDTEHYQHEYVKSFVDKWDELIDWDSRKASEGDFFIRTLKERGAQRILDVATGTGFHSVQLVEAGFDVVSADGSAEMLAKAFENGRRRGHILRTIQSDWRWLNRDVHGRFDAIVCLGNSFTHLFNENDRRKTLAEFYSALNHDGVLILDQRNYDSILDHGYSSTHTFYYCGDNVEVKPEYMDEGLARFQYSFPDKSVYHLNMYPLRKAYVRRLMREVGFQHIETFGDFKETYREAEPDFFIHVAEKQYREE from the coding sequence GTACGTCAAGTCGTTCGTGGACAAGTGGGACGAGCTCATCGACTGGGACAGCCGCAAGGCCAGTGAGGGTGATTTCTTTATCCGCACCCTCAAGGAACGTGGCGCACAACGCATCTTGGACGTCGCCACCGGCACGGGCTTTCACTCCGTCCAACTGGTCGAGGCCGGCTTCGACGTGGTCAGTGCCGACGGCAGCGCCGAGATGCTCGCCAAAGCCTTCGAGAACGGGCGCCGCCGCGGGCACATCCTGCGCACCATCCAGTCAGACTGGCGCTGGCTCAACCGGGACGTACACGGGCGCTTCGACGCCATCGTCTGTCTGGGCAACTCCTTCACGCACCTGTTCAACGAGAATGACCGCCGCAAGACCCTGGCCGAGTTCTACTCCGCGCTCAACCATGACGGGGTGCTGATCCTCGATCAGCGCAACTACGATTCCATCCTGGATCACGGCTACTCCAGCACGCATACCTTCTACTACTGCGGCGACAACGTGGAGGTGAAGCCCGAGTACATGGACGAGGGTCTCGCCCGCTTCCAGTACAGTTTTCCGGACAAGTCCGTCTACCACCTGAACATGTACCCGCTGCGCAAGGCCTACGTACGCCGCCTGATGCGCGAGGTGGGCTTCCAGCACATCGAAACCTTCGGCGACTTCAAGGAAACCTACCGTGAAGCCGAACCGGACTTTTTCATTCATGTTGCCGAGAAACAGTATCGGGAGGAATGA
- a CDS encoding methyltransferase domain-containing protein, with the protein MTQNYTGAVATAREYYNSDDADTFYHRVWGGEDIHVGLYESDDEPIFDASRRTVAHMGDLLGEPSSDMHILDLGAGYGGSARYLASTFGCRVVALNLSEVENERNREKTRAHHLDKLIEVVDGSFESVPYPDASFDVVWSQDAILHSGNRRQVIKEVARLLKPGGVFIFTDPMQTDDCPEGVLEPILARIHLDTLGSPSFYREACAAEGLEEIGFEEHAEQLPRHYGRVLRETEAKEDSLKGEISEEYIQRMKKGLGHWIEGGRNGHLTWGIFRFRKPA; encoded by the coding sequence ATGACCCAGAACTACACCGGCGCGGTAGCAACCGCACGCGAGTATTACAACAGTGACGACGCCGACACGTTCTATCACCGGGTATGGGGCGGCGAGGACATTCATGTGGGGCTCTACGAGTCCGACGACGAACCCATCTTCGACGCCAGCCGCCGCACGGTGGCCCACATGGGTGATCTGCTTGGCGAACCGTCCTCCGACATGCATATCCTGGACCTGGGCGCCGGCTATGGCGGCTCGGCCCGCTACCTCGCCAGCACCTTCGGCTGCCGGGTGGTGGCACTGAACCTCAGCGAGGTGGAGAACGAGCGCAACCGGGAGAAGACCCGCGCCCATCACCTGGACAAGCTGATCGAGGTGGTGGACGGCAGCTTCGAATCCGTGCCCTATCCGGATGCCAGCTTCGACGTGGTCTGGTCCCAGGACGCCATCCTGCACAGCGGCAATCGCCGGCAGGTCATCAAGGAGGTGGCGCGTCTGCTCAAACCGGGCGGTGTCTTCATCTTCACCGATCCCATGCAGACCGACGACTGCCCCGAGGGCGTGCTGGAACCCATCCTGGCGCGCATCCACCTGGACACCCTGGGCTCTCCTTCCTTCTATCGCGAGGCCTGTGCCGCGGAAGGTCTCGAGGAGATCGGCTTCGAGGAACACGCCGAACAGCTGCCCCGCCACTACGGCCGGGTGCTGCGCGAGACCGAGGCGAAGGAAGACTCGCTCAAGGGCGAGATCTCGGAGGAGTACATTCAGCGCATGAAGAAGGGCCTCGGCCACTGGATCGAAGGCGGCCGAAACGGCCACCTCACCTGGGGCATCTTCCGTTTCCGCAAGCCCGCCTGA
- the metK gene encoding methionine adenosyltransferase codes for MNKSYLFTSESVSEGHPDKLCDQVSDAILDAYLAQDPKARVAAETFCTTGVVAVGGEVKSSATVELEKIVRDVVRDIGYTSSEMGFDADTCAVMNLLGEQSADINQGVDRSRPEEQGAGDQGLMFGYACDETEVLMPAPIHFAHRLVRRQSEVRKNGTLPWLRPDAKSQVSFRYENGRATTVDAVVLSTQHAPEIEQKDLHEAVMEEIIKPVLGDKLHKDTRYHINPTGRFVTGGPLGDAGLTGRKIIVDTYGGMARHGGGAFSGKDPSKVDRSAAYACRFVAKNIVAAGLASRCEVQVSYAIGVAEPTSIAVETFGTGKVDEQTLTALVREHFDLRPYGILTMLDLERPIYRPTAAYGHFGREDLDVTWERTNKAKELAEAAKGRKAS; via the coding sequence ATGAACAAATCCTACCTGTTTACCTCGGAGTCCGTGTCCGAGGGCCACCCGGACAAGCTCTGCGACCAGGTCTCCGACGCCATCCTGGACGCCTATCTGGCCCAGGATCCCAAGGCCCGCGTGGCCGCCGAAACCTTCTGCACCACCGGCGTAGTGGCCGTGGGCGGAGAGGTGAAGTCCAGCGCCACGGTGGAGCTTGAGAAGATCGTGCGCGACGTGGTGCGTGACATCGGCTACACCAGTTCCGAGATGGGTTTCGACGCGGACACCTGTGCGGTGATGAACCTGCTGGGCGAACAGTCGGCGGACATCAACCAGGGCGTGGATCGCTCCCGTCCGGAGGAGCAGGGCGCCGGCGACCAGGGCCTGATGTTCGGCTACGCCTGTGACGAGACCGAGGTGCTCATGCCCGCGCCCATCCACTTCGCACATCGCCTGGTACGCCGCCAGTCCGAAGTGCGCAAAAACGGCACGCTGCCCTGGCTGCGCCCGGACGCCAAGAGCCAGGTGAGCTTCCGTTACGAGAACGGACGCGCCACCACCGTGGATGCCGTGGTGCTCTCCACCCAGCACGCCCCCGAGATCGAACAGAAGGATCTGCACGAGGCCGTCATGGAGGAGATCATCAAGCCGGTGCTGGGCGACAAGCTCCACAAGGACACCCGTTACCACATCAACCCCACCGGCCGGTTCGTCACCGGTGGCCCCCTGGGCGACGCCGGTCTCACCGGGCGCAAGATCATCGTGGACACCTACGGCGGCATGGCCCGTCACGGGGGCGGCGCCTTCTCCGGAAAGGACCCCTCCAAGGTGGACCGCTCCGCCGCATACGCTTGTCGTTTCGTCGCCAAGAACATCGTGGCCGCGGGGCTGGCCTCGCGCTGCGAGGTGCAGGTCTCCTACGCCATCGGCGTGGCCGAGCCCACATCCATTGCCGTGGAAACCTTCGGTACCGGCAAAGTGGACGAGCAGACCCTCACCGCCCTGGTGCGCGAGCACTTCGACCTGCGCCCCTACGGCATCCTCACCATGCTCGACCTGGAGCGTCCCATCTACCGGCCCACGGCCGCCTACGGCCACTTCGGTCGTGAGGATCTGGACGTGACCTGGGAACGCACGAACAAGGCCAAGGAACTGGCCGAAGCGGCCAAGGGACGCAAGGCCTCCTGA
- the tilS gene encoding tRNA lysidine(34) synthetase TilS gives MHDALYDTLKRLPPAPRYLVAYSGGLDSHVLLHALAALRGEGFPEVRALHVHHGLSPQAERWVSHCRGVCDSLGVPLEVLYVDARGAEGESPEAAARSARYQAFKDRLLPGDGLLTAHHRRDQAETLLLQLLRGAGPAGLASMPLWQPLGAGWHGRPLLDVSRGRLEAHARTHGLRWIEDDSNLDTRFDRNLLRCHVMPALRERWPALDETLARAAGHQAEALALLGDLARQDLEGLRGETPGTLSVVALTVLRPARIRNVLRFWLMEKGLPLPSLARLQSVLDDVLTAGADTTPCVVWDGAQIRRYRDALHAMVPPARHDPRQHLRWDGKSDLPIPSLGVVLTPDWLRGQGVTPETNESFTVSFRQGGETLRLRGRTRELKKLMQERGVPPWERERIPLVYRGETLVAVFWPGDG, from the coding sequence ATGCACGATGCCCTATACGACACCCTGAAGCGTCTCCCTCCCGCCCCCCGCTACCTCGTCGCCTACAGCGGCGGTCTCGACTCCCATGTGCTGCTCCATGCCCTGGCCGCGCTTCGCGGCGAGGGGTTTCCCGAGGTTCGCGCGCTGCATGTGCACCATGGGCTGAGCCCGCAGGCCGAACGCTGGGTGAGCCATTGCCGGGGCGTGTGCGATTCCCTGGGGGTACCGCTGGAGGTCCTGTATGTGGATGCCCGTGGGGCGGAGGGGGAAAGTCCCGAGGCGGCAGCGCGCTCGGCCCGGTACCAGGCATTCAAGGACAGGCTTTTGCCGGGCGACGGGCTGCTCACGGCCCACCACCGGCGTGATCAGGCCGAGACCCTGCTGTTGCAGTTGCTGCGCGGCGCGGGGCCCGCGGGCCTTGCCTCCATGCCTCTATGGCAGCCGCTGGGTGCCGGATGGCACGGCCGGCCGCTGCTCGATGTCTCCCGGGGCCGGCTGGAGGCCCATGCCCGGACTCATGGTCTGCGCTGGATCGAGGATGACAGCAATCTGGATACCCGCTTCGATCGTAACCTGTTGAGATGTCATGTCATGCCCGCGCTTCGCGAGCGCTGGCCGGCCCTGGACGAGACCCTGGCCCGGGCGGCAGGGCATCAGGCAGAGGCCTTGGCGCTGCTGGGCGACCTGGCGCGCCAGGACCTGGAGGGCCTTCGGGGCGAAACGCCCGGCACGTTGTCGGTCGTCGCGCTCACGGTCCTGCGCCCGGCCCGTATCCGCAATGTCCTGCGCTTCTGGCTCATGGAGAAGGGGCTGCCCCTGCCGTCCCTGGCACGCCTCCAGAGCGTACTGGACGATGTCCTGACCGCGGGCGCCGACACCACCCCTTGCGTTGTCTGGGATGGCGCACAGATTCGCCGATATCGGGATGCGCTCCACGCCATGGTGCCCCCGGCCAGACACGATCCGCGCCAGCATTTGCGTTGGGACGGCAAGAGCGATCTCCCGATCCCGTCTCTCGGGGTGGTGCTCACGCCCGACTGGCTGCGAGGCCAGGGCGTGACGCCTGAAACGAACGAGTCTTTCACGGTCAGCTTCCGTCAAGGCGGCGAGACCCTGCGCCTCCGGGGCAGGACCCGGGAACTCAAGAAGCTGATGCAGGAGCGCGGGGTGCCTCCGTGGGAGCGGGAACGGATCCCCCTGGTGTACCGGGGTGAGACACTCGTCGCCGTGTTCTGGCCGGGAGATGGATAG
- a CDS encoding acetyl-CoA carboxylase carboxyltransferase subunit alpha, whose protein sequence is MNPDFLDFEQPIAELEAKIEELRYVGDDAEVNIHDEISRLQSKCTSLTESIFAKLSAWQVAQLARHPRRPYTLDYIQRLFTDFEELHGDRNYADDPAIVGGLARLDGEPVMVIGHQKGRDTKEKIRRNFGMPRPEGYRKALRLMRLAERFRLPVLTFIDTPGAYPGVGAEERGQSEAIAKNLQIMAGLRTPVICTVIGEGGSGGALAIGVGDQVMMLKYSTYSVISPEGCASILWKSAERAADAAEALGITSSRLKELGLIDTIVPEPLGGAHRDPAQMADNLRDALSESLQTLRAMDTDQLLERRYQRLMGYGQFKEG, encoded by the coding sequence ATGAATCCTGACTTTCTCGACTTTGAGCAGCCGATCGCCGAACTTGAGGCCAAGATCGAGGAACTTCGCTACGTGGGTGATGACGCCGAAGTCAACATCCATGACGAGATCTCCCGGCTGCAATCCAAGTGCACCTCGCTGACGGAGTCCATCTTCGCCAAGCTCAGCGCCTGGCAGGTGGCGCAACTGGCGCGCCATCCGCGACGGCCTTACACGCTGGATTACATTCAGCGCCTGTTCACGGACTTCGAGGAACTGCACGGCGATCGCAACTATGCGGACGATCCCGCAATCGTGGGGGGGCTGGCCCGGCTCGACGGTGAGCCGGTGATGGTCATCGGCCACCAGAAGGGCCGTGACACCAAGGAGAAGATCCGCCGCAACTTCGGCATGCCGCGCCCCGAGGGCTATCGCAAGGCCCTGCGGCTCATGCGTCTGGCCGAGCGCTTCCGCCTGCCGGTACTCACCTTCATCGACACCCCCGGGGCCTATCCGGGCGTGGGCGCCGAGGAGCGCGGCCAGAGCGAGGCCATTGCCAAGAACCTCCAGATCATGGCGGGCCTCCGCACGCCCGTGATCTGTACGGTGATCGGTGAGGGCGGTTCCGGCGGCGCGCTCGCCATCGGCGTCGGCGACCAGGTCATGATGCTCAAGTACAGCACCTATTCGGTGATCTCCCCCGAGGGATGTGCCTCCATCCTCTGGAAGAGTGCCGAGCGTGCGGCAGATGCTGCGGAGGCCCTGGGCATCACCTCCTCGCGCCTCAAGGAACTGGGGCTGATCGACACCATCGTTCCCGAACCCCTCGGCGGCGCCCATCGTGATCCCGCACAGATGGCCGACAACCTGCGCGACGCGCTGTCCGAATCCCTTCAGACCCTGCGCGCCATGGACACCGACCAGCTGCTGGAACGCCGTTACCAGCGCCTGATGGGGTATGGGCAGTTCAAGGAAGGATGA
- the dnaE gene encoding DNA polymerase III subunit alpha: MTASFVHLHLHTEFSLVDGLVRVDPLVEVVREAGMPAVAVTDQGNLFGMVKFYKAALKAGIKPIVGVDLWVSAPQSGEAPSRLVLLAQDEDGYRNLTRLVSRGYLEGQRGTDAPVLERGWFEGASRGLIALSGGREGEVGRALMGSQPGSAEALCEYWEGLFPGRFYLEVGRTGREGEEDHLHAAVDLAQARSLPVVATNDVRFLHAADFDAHEARVCIHDGRVLDDPRRPRDYTPQQYLRTPREMQELFADIPEALENSVEIARRCNLSLTLGAPVLPEYPIPDGMTTDDYFRKVSREGLDRRLSVILEGEAADREGRERTYRGRLDTELDVICQMGFPGYFLIVADFIQWARDNAVPVGPGRGSGAGSLVAYALGITDLDPLRYDLLFERFLNPERVSMPDFDIDFCMERRDRVIDYVAERYGRERVSQIITHGTMAAKAVVRDAGRVLGHPYGFVDRIAKLIPFEIGMTLDKALEQEEELRRLYEDDEEVSGLIDLARKLEGVARNAGKHAGGVVIAPSRLTDFSPLYCEPGGQGVVTHFDKDDVEEVGLVKFDFLGLRTLTIIDWAVRTIDARREAAGEPPLDMSRIPLDDPDTFGLLKRQETTAVFQLESRGMKELIKRLQPDSFEEIVALVALYRPGPLQSGMVDDFINRKHGRARVEYPHPDLEPILKPTYGVILYQEQVMQIAQVLAGYTLGGADLLRRAMGKKKPEEMAQQRAIFLEGATGRGVDEATASYIFDLMEKFAGYGFNKSHSAAYALLSYQTAWLKQHYPSAFMSAVLSADMDNTDKVVNLIEDCRSMDLTVVPPDVNRSGYRFSVGDDHTVIYGLGAIKGVGESAIQALIGAREAGGPFRSLDDLCMRADPQKINRRTLEALIRAGALDSIGPNRATLMANLPRALSRAEQQLRNESLGQEDLFGGPVTPDAPDSPDEQLPEWDEDLRLSAEKETLGLYLTGHPIERFRTELLAIQSTRIADLVAEVSEQAPGEGRRRRDQSAIVAGLIISIRTRNTQTGRIGFVTLDDRSGRIEVGLFGDDFNRFQHLLVRDRLLVVQGQAGVDEFNGGVRLRARQVMDLDEALTRCVQGLDLRILGRPVNGLLDDLKEALAPSREGRCPVYIHFRDDRIQACYELGEAWRVRPSGELLERLRGVLGADAVALR; encoded by the coding sequence ATGACCGCAAGCTTCGTACATCTGCATCTGCATACCGAGTTCTCGCTGGTGGATGGCCTCGTACGCGTGGACCCGCTGGTGGAGGTGGTGCGCGAGGCGGGGATGCCGGCGGTGGCGGTGACCGATCAGGGCAATCTGTTCGGCATGGTCAAGTTCTACAAGGCCGCCCTGAAGGCCGGCATCAAGCCCATCGTGGGCGTGGATCTGTGGGTCTCCGCGCCCCAGTCCGGGGAAGCGCCGTCGCGGCTGGTGCTGCTGGCCCAGGACGAAGACGGCTATCGCAACCTGACCCGGCTCGTGTCCCGGGGTTACCTGGAGGGCCAGCGGGGCACGGATGCACCGGTGCTGGAGCGCGGCTGGTTTGAGGGCGCGAGCCGGGGGCTGATCGCATTGTCCGGCGGTCGCGAAGGGGAGGTGGGCCGGGCGCTCATGGGCAGCCAGCCCGGGTCGGCGGAGGCCCTGTGCGAGTACTGGGAAGGCCTGTTTCCCGGGCGCTTCTATCTCGAGGTCGGGCGCACCGGCCGGGAAGGCGAGGAGGACCATCTGCATGCCGCGGTGGACCTGGCCCAGGCCCGGTCCCTGCCGGTGGTGGCCACCAACGACGTGCGCTTCCTCCATGCTGCGGATTTCGATGCCCATGAGGCGCGGGTCTGCATCCACGACGGCCGCGTACTGGACGATCCCCGCAGGCCCCGCGACTACACCCCGCAGCAGTACCTGCGAACCCCCAGGGAGATGCAGGAATTGTTTGCCGATATCCCCGAGGCCCTGGAGAACTCGGTGGAGATCGCCCGGCGCTGCAACCTCTCCCTGACCCTGGGGGCTCCGGTGCTGCCCGAGTACCCCATCCCCGACGGCATGACCACGGACGATTACTTCCGCAAGGTTTCCCGGGAGGGTCTGGACCGGCGGCTGTCCGTGATTCTGGAAGGCGAGGCAGCAGACCGCGAGGGCCGTGAGCGTACCTATCGGGGGCGCCTGGATACGGAGCTGGACGTGATCTGCCAGATGGGTTTCCCCGGCTATTTCCTGATCGTGGCCGATTTCATCCAGTGGGCCAGAGACAACGCCGTTCCCGTGGGGCCGGGGCGCGGTTCCGGGGCGGGCTCCCTGGTGGCCTATGCCCTCGGGATCACCGATCTGGACCCGCTTCGCTACGATCTGCTGTTCGAGCGCTTCCTCAACCCGGAACGCGTCTCCATGCCCGACTTCGATATCGACTTCTGCATGGAGCGGCGCGACCGGGTGATCGACTACGTGGCGGAGCGCTACGGGCGTGAACGGGTCTCCCAGATCATCACCCACGGCACCATGGCGGCCAAGGCGGTGGTGCGTGATGCGGGCCGGGTGCTGGGCCATCCCTACGGTTTCGTGGACCGCATCGCCAAGCTGATCCCGTTCGAGATCGGCATGACGCTGGACAAGGCCCTGGAGCAGGAGGAGGAACTGCGCCGCCTCTACGAGGATGACGAAGAGGTAAGCGGGCTCATCGACCTGGCCCGCAAGCTGGAAGGTGTGGCCCGAAACGCCGGCAAGCACGCCGGCGGCGTGGTGATCGCCCCCTCCCGGCTGACCGATTTCTCGCCGTTGTACTGCGAGCCCGGGGGTCAGGGGGTGGTCACCCACTTCGACAAGGACGATGTGGAGGAAGTGGGCCTGGTGAAGTTCGACTTCCTGGGCCTTCGCACCCTGACGATCATCGACTGGGCGGTGCGCACCATCGATGCCCGGCGCGAAGCCGCCGGTGAGCCGCCCCTGGACATGAGCCGCATTCCGCTGGACGACCCTGACACCTTCGGGCTGCTCAAGCGCCAGGAGACCACGGCGGTCTTTCAGCTGGAATCCCGGGGCATGAAGGAACTCATCAAGCGCCTCCAGCCCGACAGTTTCGAGGAGATCGTGGCGCTGGTAGCCCTGTACCGCCCGGGGCCGCTGCAATCGGGCATGGTGGATGACTTCATCAACCGCAAGCACGGCCGTGCCCGGGTGGAGTACCCCCACCCGGATCTGGAGCCCATCCTCAAGCCCACCTACGGTGTCATCCTCTATCAGGAACAGGTGATGCAGATCGCCCAGGTACTGGCCGGCTACACCCTGGGTGGTGCCGACCTGCTGCGCCGCGCCATGGGCAAGAAGAAGCCCGAGGAGATGGCCCAACAGCGGGCGATCTTCCTGGAGGGCGCCACCGGCCGGGGTGTGGACGAGGCCACGGCCAGCTACATCTTCGACCTGATGGAGAAGTTCGCCGGCTACGGTTTCAACAAGTCCCATTCGGCCGCCTACGCACTGCTCTCCTACCAGACCGCCTGGCTCAAGCAGCACTATCCGTCCGCGTTCATGTCCGCGGTGCTCAGCGCCGACATGGACAATACCGACAAGGTGGTGAACCTGATCGAAGACTGCCGGTCCATGGACCTGACAGTGGTCCCGCCGGACGTCAACCGGTCCGGGTACCGTTTCAGCGTGGGTGACGATCACACGGTCATCTACGGTCTGGGGGCCATCAAGGGCGTCGGAGAGTCCGCCATCCAGGCCCTGATCGGCGCCCGGGAGGCGGGCGGGCCCTTCCGGAGTCTGGATGACCTGTGCATGCGGGCCGATCCCCAGAAGATCAACCGCCGCACACTGGAGGCGCTGATCCGTGCCGGCGCCCTGGACTCCATCGGACCCAATCGGGCCACGCTCATGGCGAATCTGCCCCGGGCCCTGTCCCGGGCGGAGCAGCAGCTGCGCAACGAGAGCCTGGGACAGGAGGACCTGTTCGGCGGCCCGGTGACCCCGGATGCCCCGGATTCTCCGGATGAGCAGCTTCCCGAATGGGATGAGGACCTGAGGCTCTCGGCGGAGAAGGAGACCCTGGGCCTGTATCTCACGGGGCATCCCATCGAGCGTTTTCGGACGGAACTGCTTGCAATCCAGAGCACACGGATCGCCGACCTGGTGGCGGAGGTGAGCGAACAGGCGCCGGGCGAGGGACGGCGGCGCCGGGACCAGTCCGCGATCGTGGCGGGCCTGATCATCAGCATCCGAACCCGCAACACGCAGACCGGGCGCATCGGTTTTGTCACCCTGGATGATCGCAGCGGACGGATCGAGGTGGGCCTGTTCGGAGACGATTTCAACCGTTTCCAGCACCTGCTCGTCAGGGACCGGTTGCTGGTAGTGCAGGGGCAGGCCGGGGTGGACGAGTTCAACGGCGGCGTACGCCTGCGGGCCCGCCAGGTCATGGATCTGGACGAGGCGCTGACCCGATGCGTGCAGGGTCTCGACCTGCGCATTCTGGGCCGTCCCGTGAACGGCCTGCTGGACGACCTCAAGGAGGCCCTGGCGCCCAGCCGGGAAGGCCGGTGCCCGGTGTACATCCACTTCCGGGATGACCGCATCCAGGCCTGTTACGAGCTGGGCGAGGCCTGGCGCGTGCGCCCCAGCGGCGAGCTGCTGGAACGGCTGCGCGGCGTGCTGGGCGCGGATGCGGTGGCGCTTCGCTGA
- the rnhB gene encoding ribonuclease HII, whose amino-acid sequence MPGLAGVDEAGRGPLAGPVVAAAVILDPQAPIDGLRDSKKLNASRRESLADMIRDRAVAWAIGVCSPGEIDRINILQASLLAMRRAVEALEVSPELALVDGNRCPELSVPSRPVVRGDSLVPAISAASIIAKVCRDALMRDLDSLHPGYGLADHKGYPTPVHLDALQRLGPSACHRTSFAPVRRALVARQSRFDLSGS is encoded by the coding sequence ATGCCGGGGCTGGCCGGGGTGGATGAAGCGGGCCGGGGACCGCTGGCGGGCCCGGTGGTGGCGGCGGCGGTTATTCTGGATCCCCAGGCGCCCATCGACGGGCTCAGGGATTCCAAGAAGCTGAATGCCTCCCGGCGGGAATCCCTGGCCGACATGATCCGCGATCGTGCGGTGGCCTGGGCCATCGGCGTGTGCAGCCCCGGGGAGATCGATCGGATCAATATCCTGCAGGCCAGTCTGTTGGCCATGCGCCGGGCGGTCGAGGCGCTGGAGGTCTCTCCGGAACTGGCCCTGGTGGACGGCAACCGCTGTCCGGAGCTTTCCGTTCCGTCCCGGCCGGTGGTGAGGGGTGACAGCCTCGTGCCGGCCATCAGCGCGGCCTCCATCATCGCCAAGGTCTGTCGCGATGCCCTCATGCGGGATCTGGACTCGCTTCACCCGGGCTACGGTCTGGCCGACCACAAGGGTTATCCCACCCCCGTGCACCTGGACGCCCTGCAACGCCTCGGCCCCAGCGCCTGCCACCGCACCAGCTTTGCCCCCGTGCGCCGGGCGCTGGTGGCACGGCAGAGTCGTTTTGACTTGTCCGGGTCGTGA
- a CDS encoding Gfo/Idh/MocA family protein, which translates to MSMSSTRCAVIGVGYLGKFHAQKYAALPNAELIAVVDTNPQQAASVAADCNCRAITDYADLLGRVEAVSIAVPTTLHFKIAQEFLNHGTHVLLEKPITATVSQAAELNRIAREKGLILQVGHLERFNAALMDLADRRMAPLFIESHRLAPFKPRATDVNVVLDLMIHDIDIILDMVRSPVKSLAASGAQVLSQAIDIANARIEFENGCVANVTSSRVSMKTERKMRIFQQNAYISVDFQNRGLAVHRVGEGEMFPGIPEITSEESFFEESDALRSEIIAFLDAIQNGAPVIVTGEDGQRALETAIRITDLVLRDKQILR; encoded by the coding sequence ATATCCATGTCCAGCACGCGTTGCGCCGTTATCGGCGTGGGCTACCTCGGCAAGTTCCACGCCCAAAAATACGCCGCCCTGCCCAATGCCGAACTGATCGCCGTGGTTGATACCAACCCGCAGCAGGCGGCCTCCGTGGCTGCCGACTGCAACTGCCGCGCCATCACCGACTACGCGGACCTGCTGGGACGTGTGGAGGCGGTGAGTATCGCGGTGCCCACCACGCTTCACTTCAAGATCGCCCAGGAGTTCCTGAACCACGGCACCCATGTGCTGCTCGAGAAACCGATCACCGCCACGGTGAGCCAGGCGGCTGAACTCAACCGCATCGCCCGGGAGAAAGGATTGATTCTGCAGGTCGGTCACCTGGAACGCTTCAATGCGGCGCTCATGGATCTCGCGGACCGCAGGATGGCGCCGCTGTTCATCGAGTCCCACCGCCTGGCACCGTTCAAGCCGCGGGCCACCGATGTGAACGTGGTGCTGGACCTGATGATCCACGATATCGATATCATCCTGGACATGGTGCGCTCGCCGGTGAAATCCCTGGCGGCCAGCGGGGCCCAGGTGCTCTCGCAGGCCATCGACATCGCCAACGCGCGCATCGAGTTCGAGAACGGCTGCGTGGCCAATGTGACCTCCAGCCGGGTCAGCATGAAGACGGAACGCAAGATGCGCATCTTTCAGCAGAACGCCTATATTTCCGTGGACTTCCAGAACCGCGGCCTGGCAGTGCACCGGGTGGGTGAAGGGGAGATGTTTCCGGGGATCCCGGAGATCACCAGCGAGGAGAGTTTCTTCGAGGAGAGCGATGCGCTCAGATCCGAGATCATCGCCTTTCTGGACGCCATCCAGAACGGTGCGCCGGTTATCGTAACCGGCGAAGACGGCCAGCGGGCCCTGGAGACCGCGATACGCATCACGGATCTGGTTCTGCGGGACAAACAGATCCTCCGCTAA